TTTCACAAAAACTGTTTACATCCCAACTAGCAGTTCCTATCAAAGCACCACTGCAGTTAGAAACTGATACTATCTCTTTGATATTTGAAGGTTTTACGCTCCCACCGTACAAAAGAGGAGCATCACTCTTTTTGCTTAAAAATTCCAAGATCTCTTCTATATCTTCACTTGTCGCACTCTTTCCGGTTCCTATAGCCCAAACCGGCTCATACGCTATGACAAGATTTTTATAAGATAGGTCTATCCCTTCAAGCTGGAGTCCAAGATACTTTTTAATTAGCTCTTTGCCGCCCTCTCTAACTTCCAAAGTCTCACCTATACAATAAAAAATCTTAAAACCTTTATCTTTGAAAAATTTAAATTTTTGAGTTATAAACTCTTGATTTTCGCCTAGTATATGCCTTCTTTCGCTGTGTCCGATGATTATATTTTTTATATCAAACTCTTCAAGCTGCTCTAATCCTATCTCACCGGTGAAAGATCCTTTTTGGGCGGGATAAGCGTTTTGAACGCCTATATTGACCTTGGTTTCAAAACTATCTAGGGCGCTAACCGGAGGAAACAGATATATATCACTTTTTGGCTTTTTTTCCTCTAAAAAAGCGTCTAGTCTTCTCAAATACTCTTTTGTTGATAACCTAGTATGGTTCATCTTAAAATTTGCAGCTAGTATCACTCTTCTTCTCCGTTTTCAGCCATTAGTGCCGCCACGCCAGGAAGCACTTTTCCTTCAAGAAGCTCCAGACTCGCTCCACCACCAGTTGAGATAAATGTCATCTCTTCATCATCTCCAGCTCTTTGAACAAGATCAGCTGTATCTCCTCCTCCTATCACTTTTGTAGCATAACTTTGGGCTATGAAGTGAGATATCTGAAAACTGCCTCTTGCAAATTTATCCATCTCATAAACTCCCATTGGACCGTTCCACAAAATGGTTTGAGCATCGTTTAGAGCCTCTCTAAAAAGTCTAACTGTAGCAGGCCCTATATCGAGGCCCATCCAGCCTTTTGGAATCTCTTTAAAAGTTACATACTTTATAGGAGTATCTTCGCTAAATGTTTGAGAAACCACAAAATCTACGGGCATATAGAGTTTAACTCCCAATTTTTTAGCCTCTTCGATAATATTTAAAGCATCAGTAATAAGATCATCTTCCACAATAGAGTTGCCGACTTCTTCTCCCAAAGCTTTCAAAAAAGTAAACGCCATACCACCGCCTATAAGCATTTTATCCACTTTTGGAAGAAGGTTGATAAGAGCTTTTAGTTTACTCGATACTTTGCTACCGCCGATCACCGCGACAAAAGGTCTAGTAGGTCTTTTTAAAAGATGATGGAAAAACTGTATCTCTTTTAGTAACAAAAATCCAGCGGCTTTATGGTTTTGGTCATAAAAGTGGGTAATAGCCTCTACAGAAGCGTGAGCTCTATGACTAACTCCAAAAGCATCGTTTATGTAAAATTCTCCAAATTGACTAAGTTTTTCTGCAAACTCCATATCATTTTTAGTTTCACCTTTTTCAAATCTTAGGTTTTCTAGAAGCATTATTTCGCCATTTTTCAAAGACGCAAACTTCTTCTTCGCATCTTCGCCTACTACATCGTTCGCCATAATAATATCCTGCTTTAAAAGCGTATGAAGTCTTTTTGCTACCGGTTTTAAAGAAAATTTTTCGTCATATCCTTTAGGGCGACCTAGATGACTTGCAAGAACTATCTTACAGTCGTGATCTAGACAATATCTAATAGTTTGTAGAGCAGATCTAATCCTTCTATCGTCAGTTATGTTTCCAAATTCA
This Nitrosophilus labii DNA region includes the following protein-coding sequences:
- a CDS encoding phosphoglycerate kinase, yielding MHIKSIKELEFTKSAVFIRCDFNVPMDEFGNITDDRRIRSALQTIRYCLDHDCKIVLASHLGRPKGYDEKFSLKPVAKRLHTLLKQDIIMANDVVGEDAKKKFASLKNGEIMLLENLRFEKGETKNDMEFAEKLSQFGEFYINDAFGVSHRAHASVEAITHFYDQNHKAAGFLLLKEIQFFHHLLKRPTRPFVAVIGGSKVSSKLKALINLLPKVDKMLIGGGMAFTFLKALGEEVGNSIVEDDLITDALNIIEEAKKLGVKLYMPVDFVVSQTFSEDTPIKYVTFKEIPKGWMGLDIGPATVRLFREALNDAQTILWNGPMGVYEMDKFARGSFQISHFIAQSYATKVIGGGDTADLVQRAGDDEEMTFISTGGGASLELLEGKVLPGVAALMAENGEEE
- a CDS encoding triose-phosphate isomerase; translated protein: MILAANFKMNHTRLSTKEYLRRLDAFLEEKKPKSDIYLFPPVSALDSFETKVNIGVQNAYPAQKGSFTGEIGLEQLEEFDIKNIIIGHSERRHILGENQEFITQKFKFFKDKGFKIFYCIGETLEVREGGKELIKKYLGLQLEGIDLSYKNLVIAYEPVWAIGTGKSATSEDIEEILEFLSKKSDAPLLYGGSVKPSNIKEIVSVSNCSGALIGTASWDVNSFCEMIELTN